From the genome of Papaver somniferum cultivar HN1 chromosome 2, ASM357369v1, whole genome shotgun sequence, one region includes:
- the LOC113349438 gene encoding oligopeptide transporter 7-like: MDISEEVEENSSVKQVALTVPTTDDPTIPVLTFRMWVLGTLSCVALAFLNQFFYYRKEPLSISALSAQIAVVPLGHLMAKYITVRKFFKGTRYQFTLNPGPFNIKEHVLITIFANSGAGNVYAIHIVNVVKVFYKKSISFPIALIIVFTTQVLGFGWAGMFRRFLVEPAAMWWPANLVQVSLFRALHEKDTRKKGGMTRTQFFMIVLISSFAYYILPGYLFPMLTSLSWVCWVFPKSVLAHQLGSGMSGLGIGAISLDWSATAYLSSPLANPWFATANVAVGFALIMYIITPIAYWFNFYKAKNFPIFSKGLFTTSGQDYDISSIVNKNFQVDLPAYENSGPLHLSTQFAMSYGVGFATLSATLVHVFLFHGREIMEQAKSAFKEKKMDIHTRLMAKYKQVPEWWFVCILIITVAATIFSCEYFNSQLQLRWWGVLFACGIAFFFTLPIGIITATTNQTPGLNIITEYVIGLIIPGQPVANICFKTYGYISMTQALTFLQDFKLGHYMKIPPKAMFMAQVVGTVIAALVYLGTAWWLIETVPNFCNTKLLPANSPWTCPGDHVFYDASVIWGLIGPRRIFGDLGTYSGINWFFLVGAIAPVLVWLAHKKFPAQRWISLIHMPVLMGATASMPPATAINYTSFVTIGFLSGFLVYRYRQDWWRRHNYLLSGALDAGLAFMGVALYFFLNSNGVSLDWWGSNLDGCPLATCPTAKGINVEGCPVF; the protein is encoded by the exons ATGGATATATCAGAAGAAGTTGAAGAGAATTCATCAGTAAAACAAGTAGCATTAACAGTACCCACTACAGATGATCCAACGATACCGGTATTAACGTTTCGAATGTGGGTTCTCGGAACACTTTCATGTGTCGCACTTGCATTCTTGAACCAGTTTTTCTACTACAGGAAAGAACCTTTATCGATTTCAGCACTTTCAGCACAAATTGCTGTTGTTCCATTAGGTCATCTAATGGCAAAATATATAACAGTACGTAAATTCTTCAAGGGTACTCGATATCAGTTTACGTTGAATCCAGGTCCTTTTAATATAAAAGAACATGTGTTGATCACCATTTTTGCTAACTCTGGTGCCGGTAATGTTTATGCTATTCATATTGTTAATGTTGTTAAAGTCTTTTACAAAAAGAGTATCAGTTTCCCGATTGCGCTGATCATCGTCTTTACGACTCAAGTACTTGGGTTTGGTTGGGCTGGGATGTTCAGAAGATTTTTAGTCGAACCGGCTGCGATGTGGTGGCCCGCAAATCTTGTTCAGGTTTCTTTGTTCAG GGCACTACACGAAAAAGATACTCGGAAGAAAGGCGGCATGACACGAACTCAGTTTTTCATGATCGTCTTAATAAGCAGCTTTGCGTACTACATTTTACCTGGCTACCTCTTTCCAATGCTAACATCCCTTTCATGGGTTTGTTGGGTATTCCCAAAATCTGTTCTCGCGCACCAACTAGGATCTGGTATGAGCGGACTTGGGATAGGTGCAATATCTCTTGATTGGTCAGCCACCGCGTATCTCTCGAGTCCGCTGGCGAATCCATGGTTTGCCACAGCAAATGTAGCTGTTGGTTTTGCGCTTATCATGTACATTATAACACCGATAGCATATTGGTTCAATTTCTACAAGGCAAAGAACTTCCCTATATTCTCCAAAGGGCTTTTCACCACATCCGGCCAGGACTACGACATCTCCAGCATCGTCAATAAAAATTTCCAAGTTGATCTCCCAGCATATGAAAACAGTGGACCTCTTCACCTTAGCACTCAATTTGCCATGTCGTATGGAGTCGGTTTTGCCACACTTAGTGCCACTCTTGTTCATGTTTTCCTGTTTCATGGAAG AGAAATAATGGAGCAAGCAAAATCAGCATTTAAAGAGAAGAAGATGGATATACACACACGACTAATGGCCAAGTACAAGCAAGTACCGGAATGGTGGTTTGTGTGCATACTCATAATTACTGTCGCAGCAACCATATTTTCTTGTGAGTACTTCAATTCGCAGCTTCAGCTTCGATGGTGGGGAGTTCTGTTCGCTTGTGGAATTGCCTTTTTTTTTACTCTTCCTATTGGTATCATTACTGCAACAACGAACCAA ACACCGGGATTGAACATCATAACGGAATACGTTATCGGCTTAATTATCCCGGGCCAACCTGTTGCAAACATATGCTTCAAGACGTATGGGTACATCAGCATGACTCAAGCCCTCACTTTTCTTCAAGATTTCAAGCTAGGACACTACATGAAGATTCCTCCTAAAGCAATGTTTATGGCACAA GTTGTAGGTACAGTAATAGCCGCATTAGTATACCTGGGAACTGCATGGTGGCTCATCGAAACCGTGCCTAACTTCTGCAACACCAAACTGCTTCCTGCTAATAGCCCCTGGACTTGTCCTGGAGATCATGTGTTCTATGATGCGTCAGTTATATGGGGATTAATTGGACCTAGAAGAATTTTCGGAGATCTCGGTACTTATTCAGGCATAAATTGGTTTTTCCTAGTTGGAGCCATCGCACCTGTGTTAGTCTGGCTCGCGCATAAAAAATTTCCCGCACAGAGATGGATTAGCCTGATACATATGCCCGTACTTATGGGTGCAACAGCAAGTATGCCTCCAGCAACTGCAATAAACTACACAAGTTTTGTAACTATTGGGTTTCTTTCAGGGTTCCTCGTGTATAGATACCGACAAGATTGGTGGAGAAGACACAATTATCTTCTTTCTGGAGCTCTTGATGCTGGTCTTGCTTTCATGGGAGTTGCCTTGTATTTCTTTTTGAACAGCAATGGGGTTAGTCTCGATTGGTGGGGAAGTAATTTGGATGGGTGCCCTTTAGCAACATGTCCAACTGCCAAAGGAATTAACGTCGAAGGCTGCCCAGTTTTCTAG